CGGAGATCTTTTCCGGATGTACAGCCGTTATGCGGAATCTAAGCGCTGGCGCGTTGAAGTCATGAGCGCCAACGAAGGTGAGCACGGCGGCTATAAAGAAGTGATAGCCAAAGTCAGTGGTGATGGCGTTTATGGGCAGCTCAAATTTGAATCTGGTGGTCACCGCGTTCAGCGGGTTCCAGCGACAGAATCCCAGGGACGTATCCATACTTCGGCCTGTACCGTAGCGGTTATGCCTGAGCTGCCGGAGGCCGAACTGCCTGATATTAACCCAGCTGATTTGCGCATTGATACTTTCCGTTCATCGGGCGCCGGTGGTCAGCACGTAAACACCACCGACTCCGCTATTCGTATTACCCATATTCCGACCGGGATCGTGGTGGAATGCCAGGACGAGCGTTCGCAGCATAAAAACAAAGCGAAAGCATTATCGGTACTGGGTTCACGTATTCGTGCGGCTGAAATAGCCCGTCGTCAGCAGGCGGAAGCGTCTGAGCGCCGCAACCTGCTAGGCAGCGGCGATCGCTCGGATCGTAACCGCACCTATAACTTCCCGCAGGGCCGCGTTACCGACCACCGTATTAACCTGACGCTGTATCGTCTGGATGAGGTGATGGAAGGGAAGCTTGATGCGCTTATCGAGCCGATTGTTCAGGAATACCAGGCTGACCAGCTGGCCGCGCTGTCCGATCAGGAATGATGACTTTTCGCGACTGGATCATTCAGGCAAAAGTGCGGCTGGCGCAGAGCGAAAGCCCGCGCCGTGACGCCGAAATCTTGCTGGAAAAAGTGACCGGTAAAGGCCGAAGCTGGATAATGGCCTTTGATGAAACCGAACTTAGCCCGGCGCAGTGTGAAGAGCTTGAAACTCTTCTGGCCCGACGCGAACGCGGCGAACCGGTGGCCTGGCTTACCGGAGAGCGCGAGTTTTGGTCGCTGCCACTGGAGGTATCGGAGGCCACCCTGATCCCAAGGCCGGATACCGAGTGCCTGGTAGAGCAAGCGTTAGCCGTGCTGCCTGCACAACCTTGCTGCGTGTTGGATCTCGGTACCGGGACCGGCGCGATTGCGCTGGCTCTGGCTTCAGAGCGTCCAGACTGTGAGTTTCAGGCGGTGGACCGCATTGCCGATGCGGTGGCTCTTGCACAGCGCAACGCCGGGCGTCTGGGGCTTGCGAATGTTAGCGTGATGCAAAGCGACTGGTTTAATGCCTTAGAGCCGCAGCACCAGTTTGCGGTTATCGTGAGTAATCCTCCCTATATTGATGAGCGCGACCCGCATCTGGACCAGGGCGATGTGCGTTTTGAACCGCGTAGCGCGTTGGTGGCTGACGATAACGGTCTGGCTGATTTACGAACCATCATCCAGCAGGCTGCGGGCTATCTGACTTCCGGTGGCTGGCTCTTGCTGGAGCATGGCTGGCAGCAGGCCGAAGCGCTGCGAGCCATTTTTACCGCTGCCGGATTTGAGCAGGTGGCCAGTTTTCAGGATTATGGCGGTAATGAACGGGTAACTGCCGGACGAACCGCAATTCTTAAGGAGTGAGAGTATGGTGGCGTACATTGCATTTAAACATCTGCATATTCTGAC
This genomic interval from Salmonella enterica subsp. enterica serovar Choleraesuis contains the following:
- the prfA gene encoding peptide chain release factor 1, which produces MKPSIVAKLEALKERHEEVQALLGDASTIADQERFRALSREYAQLSDVTGCFRQWQQAQEDIETAQMLLDDPEMRDMAQDEMQTAREHSEQLEQQLQLLLLPKDPDDERNAFVEVRAGTGGDEAALFAGDLFRMYSRYAESKRWRVEVMSANEGEHGGYKEVIAKVSGDGVYGQLKFESGGHRVQRVPATESQGRIHTSACTVAVMPELPEAELPDINPADLRIDTFRSSGAGGQHVNTTDSAIRITHIPTGIVVECQDERSQHKNKAKALSVLGSRIRAAEIARRQQAEASERRNLLGSGDRSDRNRTYNFPQGRVTDHRINLTLYRLDEVMEGKLDALIEPIVQEYQADQLAALSDQE
- the prmC gene encoding release factor glutamine methyltransferase, with translation MTFRDWIIQAKVRLAQSESPRRDAEILLEKVTGKGRSWIMAFDETELSPAQCEELETLLARRERGEPVAWLTGEREFWSLPLEVSEATLIPRPDTECLVEQALAVLPAQPCCVLDLGTGTGAIALALASERPDCEFQAVDRIADAVALAQRNAGRLGLANVSVMQSDWFNALEPQHQFAVIVSNPPYIDERDPHLDQGDVRFEPRSALVADDNGLADLRTIIQQAAGYLTSGGWLLLEHGWQQAEALRAIFTAAGFEQVASFQDYGGNERVTAGRTAILKE